The following DNA comes from Melospiza georgiana isolate bMelGeo1 chromosome 10, bMelGeo1.pri, whole genome shotgun sequence.
gccaggggctgcagtggtGCAATCTGCCCAGGGAAGAGGAAGCAGCCCCAGtttgctgtgtttctgtttctgcGGCTCAGCAGGTCCTCGTGCCTGGCCAGgctgtgtcccccagcccctgtccttgtcacacacagctcacagggGTTACTGGAAGGTCTGTGACTCTGCTGAGAGCCGTTCTGAGTCACAGCAATGAGTAAAACTCAACAGGAATAGTGAAACTGAGATGGGTCTGGCCTGCTGAATCTCTGAGACGTGGTGGTTGTTGCACACTGAGCCCAGTATCACTATTACAGTGGGTGAGCTCTTTCTGTTGGCTTTGCATGTTTTGCAATTGGCTTTATTTTCATTACCAGAGAACATTTTTACATAAGGGTTTGAATAGATTTTCCTCTATTCAGCAGGTTTGCAGCACAAGTTTCCCTTTGTATTGCCATTCTCCCTGTTAGTTGCCTGATTTTTGCCATGGTTCTCACTGGAATCTGCCTCCATGGGTGTGGGACTCTCTGCTCACCAGCTCCCATTGGCTTTGGTGGGAATTCTCTCTGGAGAAGATTGCAGAAACTATTTGTGTAATTAAatccatctcttccctcatgaAAAACTCCCGTCCATGCTCAGTGAGCGTGAAAACTTCTGGGAACAAATGGAGTGAAAGAGGAAACAGCTTTGAGAGAGACCACCCAAAGCACAGAACAAACCCAGCACcatccctctccttttcctttattCCAGAATTGTGTCCACACTCCCACACcgagggagaagaaaaaagaccaCAGTTATTAATCATTGGcagaaatcttttaaaataacaattttaaaaaaaggtcaGAAAGAGTTGTTTGGGAAAATGCTCTCCTGTGAGGATGGGCAGAGGGTTCTGCTCCTTCTGGTGTCCACCCAGTTTGATAGAGCCAACAGGTGCTGTGTGTTTTACCCTGTATAATTCtctccctgattttttttttttttggttgtagTCTTATGaacaattttccttttcccttcactgaaaagaGGGACTCTTCCACTTGTAGGATTTATCAGGATAAGGTGTGGCTGGCAGGAAATCCCACACTGGGCTCATCCATCATCATTGCTGGAAATGACTGACAGAGACACATGGGAAAAGTTACAGAAATTCAGGGAATTGGGGTGAAATGATAAATTTAAGAACAGGAATGACAGATTTGGCTTCTGGGAAGATCCATCAGGGAGCTTTGAAGGACTGTCTTGGGAGCTGTTCCCTTCAGAGACAAGGTCACCTCACtttgtttgctgctgctttctgaggaataatcctgttttttctttcacttccaGACCTGTTGCAATGATTTGTCATTGGATTTTTTCCCATGTATTTTTGGCGCTGTCCTTTTGGTAGAAACTTTAATTTCAAATCATTCCTAGGTATCCTGGAAAGGCAGCCCTTGTTCATGAGGATATTTAGAGATGCCCAgatggctgccccatccctgaggtgctccaggatggggctgggagcagcccggGACAGTggaagggagctgggctggagcagctctgaggtcCCTCCCCAGCCAAGGCATTCCACGATTCTGTGACATGTTCATGGAGATGAAAATCTGATGGAgccatgtgctgctgcttcagttCAAAGACTTCACATCTGCAAGTTATGGCTGTTCTCAGAATTTAAAAGCATAGAAATGATGATATAAGGCACACAAAATCAGATGAGATAATTTAACGGAAAAAACAGATATTGTATTGGGGAAAAGGCAGTGGCTGATTGGAGCTGAGGTGATGTACTCTGAAAGATAATACATAGAGGTTAAGACAAGTACAACACCATTTAATTACTGCCAGGGTTTCAGATGAAGTGAATTCCAGGTGAGTTttggtgccacctccctgcaTCTGTTTGCTCTCAGCTTTATGTACAAACAATCTGATTTAAAGCATTTCATGTTTCAGTGTAGTTGAAGTTGGTGTTTTCTGGTGGgataaaaagccccaaacacacaaacaaaccccaGCTTTTTGCTGTAAAGACACTCtgcctgtgtgccctgctctgcctgaggtgggagtgaggagctgcaggtccCACCTGGAAACAAACCCCTACAGTGGATTAATTTAACATTAACAGAGACACAACCTCGTGTTTTTGCTTTCAGATTTAACAAATCAGGTGGAGACAGCTggcctgcagctgcagaaggtGACAGCAGAGATGGAGCACTACAAGAAGCTGTTGCTGTAAGATTCCCATTCCTTGATTGCTTCCACTGCACACAAAACACATCTGCCACTTTTTTCTTCCAGCAAGTGCTGCCTGTCAGAAAGCTCTGAGAAGGTTTTGACCAACAGAGGAACTATTTTATCTTCCTATGCTTGTTTCTAAGCACCTGCctgagctgtgggagcagggattgCTGAACTGCAGAGGAGGGATAAGGAGCCTGAGGCAGTGCCTGACCTCTCACACAGGTGTACGAGGCTTTTTGGGATATCCACATAAATTCAGGACTAAAAATGTGTGTGTACACATGTTTAtgtaggaaggaaggaaaatatgGTGATAGagcactgccagagggcagggttgggTGGGATATGGGGAATTAGGCATTGTTCcttgggagggtgggcaggtctggcacaggttttccagggaatttGTGGCTgttcctggatccctggcagtgcccaaggccaggctggctgggctTGGAACCACCTGGTCTATGGAAAGTGTGGATGGAACAAGATGggctttggggtcccttcctacccaaaccATTGCAGGATTTTCTCCAATTTCCAGAGCACACCCCAGCACTCAGAGCACCCCCACATCAGGAGCCTGACACCCCAACAGCACAAAACATCCCAAATTCCACACTGAGTGCTGGAAACCTCCgtgggcactggagcagctgggggacATCACCTCCAGGAGAATCCAGAGGCTGCTGAAAAGGCccaggctgtgtctgtggggCTCAGGAgtcagagctggcactgccaggccggtgggcacccagctgccctctgtgcccctggTTCCCTGAACCTGAGCACGGGCTTTGTGCTGTTCTGTGCCCCTGGTTCCCTGAACCTGAGCACGGGCCTTGTGCTGTTCTGTGCCCCTGGTTCCCTGAACCTGAGCACGGGCTTTGTGCTGTTCTGCTCTGCACCTCCTGTTTCAGTTCCCTCACTCAGGGGTCTGACCATGACCGAGTTGCAAATATTTGGGATGCTTAGCAACAAAGTACTGCAGTGATAATGTAAGGATTGAGTGGGAAACAAAGATGTCATGAACACAGTTAAATAAACACTGAGGGCTTTCCAAGTGTAAATTAACATTTCAGCGTAATATGGGCACAGTTTAATAAAACAACATATTCTATAGCTGTTTAAATGTAAATATGAACCTTAACCATGGTTATTAATTGGTGCAATGGTGACATAAGGACATGAAACCTGCAAAGTTTCCAGCCCTTTTACCTACAAAATTGGGATTTGTTccattttattcatttattactCAAAATTGTCACCAGTGTTGCAAGATCTCACTTCTTGTTTGCAACATTTGTGATCCAGGTCAGGCTGATGGCACTGGGAGTGTAACTTCCAATTCTTAACAACCATTGCTGGAGCTGACAGAACTTTCTGTTCATGCCTTTtatctgaaatggaaaatgcaaggAGGAAAACACACCCAGAAGTGATATCCAGGCTGCAAGAGTAAAGCTCATTTCTTTGGGTAATATCCTTTTTTCCCAATGTTTTTTTAGGGTGAAGTCAACAGAACTTGATGTCTGTCAAAATGAACTGAAAAAGATCAAATATGAGAATGGAATTGCTGAGTCGAGGTAAATGCTGAAAtgatatttcatatttttgagCAATGACAGcaaacattttattattttaatgcagtttttattcaataaattttaaaaaattcgGTCAAGTCAGTAGACTTAACTTCATAAAGAACACATGGAGTTTTGaccaatattttattttccaggcaTTATTATTTCTGTCTATAAATAAGAATATAGTAACTACAATGCtgctatttctttatttcatctGTAGACTTACAAAAgagctgaaggagaaggaggaatcCCTTCTCGTTTGCCAACAAGTCTGCAAACATTtgcaggaggaggtggctgagaaagagaggagagaagaaGATCTGAAAAGAAGAACTGGGAGATCAGAGAGTGAGCTGGAAACCCTGAAAGCTCTGCTGGGCCAAActgagcaggaggtgctgaTGCTGAAACAGGAAAGGTaaagggagctgagctgggctcaggTGTCCTGGAAATTCTGCAGATTTTGGAGGTCATTGAGTtgggttttaaaattattatggGATAGATAAAACTTGGGTGAAGTGAAGAAAATGTGCAATAAAAAATAGGAGAAGTTCTGCTTGGactgcagggcttcagctgGAGTTTAATCTGAGCCCCAAACCCCcatttttgcagctgctctttgTGCTCAAGGTGCAGGGAATATTCAAACCCCTGAAATGCAGAGCACTTGGTGCCTCCTAAATGCTGAAATCAAGCCTGTGGCTGTCAGAGTGAAACTGGAGATGGAGATTCTGCTGCAGGTACTTGAATAAATATGGATTCAGGTTGCTGAGTCCAAAGCAAAGGCACTCAGCTCGATCCCATTCCAGGGCAAACAGAAGCCCAGTGCTTCATTCTGCACATCCCAAAGCCATCCCAGGGACAGTGGCAGCTTTGTGCACAGGCTGAACTGGTGGGAAGCTGCTCTCACACCTCCCCGAGCACCAGATCCTGTCCAAGAGCCTGGCTGAGGGAACACTGAGGCGTTTTTGGGGTGGACAAGTTGTTAACAGCATCAGTGGCAGGAATTTAACCTCTCCAGAGTCCTGCCCTACAAGCCCCACGTAACAAACAGTGCCTTGAATGACAGAAAGCACTCAGTGCTGCTCATTCCAAACCCATTACAAATTTAAATTAACGAGCCTAATATTCCAAGCCCATGAAATACAAGTTCTGGGAGGAATATTTTAAGTCTTTCTGTGTTCTTTGAAATTTGTCTTGAAAATATCAAAGAACCATTAAAATGCCATTTGAAGTGGAAGATCAAGcactgtattttctttaaaacattaaattcaGGAGGCAAGTGAGTGCCTGGTGGGGATTCCAGGTGGTGattcctggggcagggatgagcaggagTTCATTGCAAGGCCAGGGGATGCCAGCAGTGTGGGCAGAGCCCAGGTTTACATGGAGTTTGTGTTTtcagggagctgctgaagagcaggacggagcagctgcaggagacaCTGAGGCAGAAGGTGCAGAgtgaggactcctggagggACAAGGTGACTCtgggggctctgctctggggggtTCAGTTCCACAAGGGCACAGGAAAGCAGGGAATGATCTCCCCCAGTGCCACGTGTGCTGGGGTCATGGAATCACACACAGCCTGGTTTGGAAGTGACTCAGCCAAAAAAACTGTCAGGAACACACAAATTGTGTttgcctttggcctctgggtCTGCTGGGGCCTCAGCCCCCTGAAATCCCAGGGAAGGGTTTGTTTGGGGAGCCCCCTGTTTCCAAAAGCACATTTATTATTGGCACAAGTTCATGGAATGCCAGGatcccagcctggtttgggctggagggaccttaaagcctctccagtgccaccccagccatggcagggacagctccactgtgccaggtgcccccaaccagcctggcctgggcactgccaggatccaggggcagccacagcttgtCCATAATATCCTTTGTGCCAGGAGTTCTCCTGGCAGCCTCTTCCAGAGGGATTGGGGGAGCTGCTTCCCATGAACAGCTGTCACCCTGTCACCCGTGTTTTCATCTGCAGCTTTCTCCATGAGCACCAAAAAACCctgaactgaaaaagaaataaaaatatattcatctgttaaaaagaataataaataaaaatatatttatgtattgaaaagaataaaaatatatattaaaaagaataagaaaCTAAAATAAGTGCATATATCAGtgaaggaaaatttaaaagcagagtTAAACAATAATTGTGACTTGTCTGATTTAAGCCTCGCATAATTGGTGACTgaaattactgtattttttgtttcagtgtcTGAAAGCTTTATTTAGTCCCAGGAAAACTTGGGGACTGGTAGCAATTAGGATCAGTTTCATTTCTTTGGAaaccccttcccttccctgtcaCAGGATATAATTTGGGAAGGGGATCAGGCTGGCTCCATAATCAGAGGTTTTCAGCCTGACATGAGAACAAAGTAAAGATtggtgggagggagagggagcaaTTTCAGCTTTGGTGTCACAGCCATTAAAATGCAGCCACAGTAAGGCCCCAAAACTCAGCTCAGCAGccaaaaaaatcaagaaagTGACAACATTGCCTTTGGTTTGTGCCACTGCAGAGCACCAGAAAGTCaagttttctgtttaaaatacatataaacCTGAAATGGTTTCagtggaacaaaaaaaaagtcactttcaGGGAGTAATTTAAGAAATAACTCCACTGGAGCACTCCATATTTAAGGAATGGCAGGATTGCTGAGTTTCCTTTGAGTGCCCAAACaccaccctgtccccagagcccccagtgccacatccagtcattccctgggcacctccaggTGTGCTCCTGTCCTCCCCTGAGCCACCTTGCCATGCAGAAATCCCTCCTGGACAGATGGGTGCACACCTGCATTTTTTAGGCTTTTAAGATATTAATTAACGAGGGGTGTGTAAGTGGCTGTAAATCAATTAGTGGCCAATGTGCTCTCTTGGAACATCAACCTTCGCTTTATTCTGTTTTGGATCTCAgctttattaatttcaaatattaaatGGGAAAGGTTTTGTATGAATGGGCTCAGGTTTTTATATATTGCCTTTAATTGTTTAGTCTATGGAGTCAAGGAGCCTCCACAAAGTGATCGGGGTCTGTAATAATAGGTGGAGTTAATAAATCTGGGGGTTTATGTTCAGAATCCCAATTCCCATCTAAGAACACAGAAATAtcaaaatataatataatataatataatataatataatataatataatataatataatataatataatataatataattataagcaacaatatatattattatataataatgaaaataatagtTCATAATGAtgtaataattattatattaaataacTAATATTAGTATAATATCAATTACTAATATTACATAATTAtagaatatataattttaattacagAATAATTATGTTTGTAACaaaatttattatataataatataaatataattaatatattaacaatttcattttatatattataattataaaataattagtattgatattttattataattattgtAATTATTGATATTGTTATTgatattgttgttattattataaGAGTCTACTCTGAGCATCccacaaatacaaaaattttaAGCTATAACAGTGGGGGATTTGCACTTCTTCCACACCCTGAATTGggaatattttgctttaaaaaataatgaaaatatttccagtttctcttttccccctAAAGACATTGGGGAGATTTATTATACTTCTGCTCATAATAATGTGTGGAATTAGATAATTGTAATTAAGCTCATTGTGGGCTTTTGTGCTTTTAATCATTGAAATAATGAGGTTTGTGTTGTGCATTTAATGTGCCTGTCGTGCTCTCAGCCTGCTGCAATGAAATCCATCAGAATCAGCTGCACAAAGGGAATAGGAACAGcctgggaaaggaaaagtgTTCTCCTAAATGCAGCCTTCAGGGTTTCCTCCAGAATCCAGAATTTTCTGGAGAAATTTCACCCAGTATTCTAACGGGAGAAGGGTCTGGGATCCATAATTTCTGGGGAAATGATGGCTGAATTTATAATGTGAATTATTGGAGATGCTGCTAGGACTGGGAAATTTCACCCAGGATTCCAAGTGGAGAAATTTCACCCAATATTCCAAGTGGAGAAGGGATTGGGATGAGCTCCTTGGGACCTGGCAGGGGCTctaggagagctgcagagggactggggacagggatggagggacagcacacagggaatggctcccagtgccagagggcagggatggatgggacattgggaattgggaattcctggctgggatgggattgccagagcagctggggctgcccctgcatccctggcagtgcccaaggccaggctggacactggggctggagctcctgggacagtgggaggtgtccctgccgtggctggggtggcactgggtgggatttaaggtccatcccatcccaatgaCAATAACAAtatcaatcccatcccatcccatcccattatcccatgcCAGTGTGACAGTGGCACTGACCCCTCTTGTCCCCCAGCTGGAGATGGACCTGGCCAAGGGGGAGGCTCGGCACAAAGAAGCAATTCTGAAAGTCAGGGAAGAGGCCAGagtggagctggagctggagaggcAAAAACAGCAGGAGCTGATCACAAAGTACCAGAGAGAACAcgaggagctccagcagaaGGTGAGCAATGCTCCAGAGAAAACTTGTGGCAGAAGATCacagaaaactgtaaaaaattGGAATGTGAAGGAATAAAACCTTCTCTGCATGTCATCTTCTCTAGATGACACAGTACTTTTTCACAGTCTTagtatatttaatttatttttaatggaacaATCTGAAAAGAACTATTCCAGTTCAAGTTCATTGGTGTGGAAGTTCTTTCTCGTCTCGTATTTTCAGCACCAAAACTCCATCTATGTTCCCAGAGTTGCTGATTATATTTAATCTGACATCATCACTTTTAAAAGCTTGGGGCTGTTTCAGGCTATGATGAGGTGCCACAATCCCACCcatatttttccccttcccaagggaacctgcagctccagggccagtAAAACCTGCTGGGCTGGACTGGTGCTGGCACCACAGGGGGCTGGGAGCTCCAGATCCCCCTCAAGTTTTATACAGAAATTGAGAAATTGGACCTGGAACCTGAGTTTCCAAAAGGTTTGATACAATTCCTGAGAAAACCTGAGAAAtctggaaaatgaaaggaatGTAATgaggttttattattatttaaaatctgGGACATTGTGATTTAGAACTGAAAATGAGTTTGGCTTTGTTCACCTGGCAAATATTTAACCATGGTTTTTAAACCCTGAGGAAACACCGACTTGCAATAAATTTAACTTGAAGTtaaatttcccctttttttacTTCAATGACTCTATTTGATCTTGAACACACTAATTAATCTCTGTGTTCTCAGTGAGTGGTGATTAATTTACAGCTCTCTGGTGTCCTCTGAGGGAATTATGTAAAttcagagctttttttttcctctctgaggACCTGCAAGTTTgaatttgttggttttttcctcaAGTCACCATTTGTCTGCTATTACTTCTCCATATTTAGAGGTTCTGAGTGGAGATTAATTCCCGTCTGATCTCACCCAGATCCCAGGTTTAATATCCAGTGCCACCAAGAGCTTGAGGATGGAGATGGAAATTCTGGAGAAGAAGCTCCAAGATGCCCAAATGAAAGTGGCAGAGAAGGATGgagacaaggaaaaagaaatccagaGCCTTAAAAGGCTCATCAGTGAGCTTGAGTTCCAGCTGACCATGGAAAAGAGCAACAATGAATCATTCCTGGACAAACTGAGGAAAGAAATTAAGCACAAGTCAGATGAACTGGAAAAATTAACCCAGGAGAAGACACAGCTGATTCACAGTTTGAGTCAAGTTCAGGAGGAGGTAGGAACAGGACCCAGGAAATGCCTGGTTATTTTTACTTGGAGACATGTGATTTCTAAAACCATTCAGAGGTCTGTGACCAGAAAATCCATTGAAATGCAAAGATTTCTCAAACAAATCCATCATCACTTCCTAAATACGGTACATCACAAAAGGCGTGAACTTTCAATTCAGCAAATGCTTAAATTAGTGCTTCATAGAAAAATGTAttactaaaaattatttttcagatccTGCAAGATCTTTCTTAGTCTGTAGCCTCATGTCCCACTGCCCAGACATGAGTAAACAATGAAGAATTCACAGTTTTTAGAGTAGAAGGCATGGATATTTCTCATTCCTTGAACTGGTACCCCAGCTCCCACCAGTGCAGCCACGTTCCCTGACTCAGGAATGCATCAAAATGAATTAAATGCAAAGAGAAATCCAACTGATGGATATTCTGACCACAAACATTTGCTGAATGCTTGGAATATgatgggaagggaggagagagcTGCTCCATGGGAAATGTGGAGTCAGGGACTGCAGATAAGATTAGGCAGGAATGTCCAAAGCAATTCAGTGGCAGGAAAAAGAATTAGtcaacagcaaaaataaaactcttCCAAGTGAATTGGTGCTGGGGTTGGTACTGATCTATTCCTTAGAAAAGCTGGGAAAGGTGTGAGTGGAATTCCAGTGAGGTTGTGACCGATCTGTGCCCAAGGACGGGGACATGGCAGAGAggggccttggcagtgctgggacagcagggggaCTGCATGGAATCACCATGAGTGATTCCATGTGTTCATCCCTGGTTCCACACCTGCTTCCATATCTGATTCCATACCTGGTTCCACACCTGGTTCCACACCTGGTTCCACATTTGGTTCCATTCCTGGTTCTGTATCTGATTCCACACCCGGTTCCAtgcaggctgtgctctcccACTGCAGAGGGttacagggaaaagcagcattaACCCCTTGGTGTCACTGCACCTCTGTCCATTactgccttcccttcccaagagcagcattcccagttctcccagctgggcaggagagcaggaacaCCATCTGAGCACTtccctgggaacagcaggaCAGCGCAGGGCGGGTCCCTGTCCCAGGAGAGTCCAGGTGTGATGTGTGGCCCATTCCCGTGTTTCTGTGCAgaattccctgctgcaggagtggTGTCCCAGGAGAGTCCAGGTGTGATGTCTGGCCCATTCCCGTGTTTCTGTGCAGAATTCCCTGTGCAGAATTCCAGGAGTGGTGTCCCAGGACAGTTCGGGTGTGATGTCTGGCCCATTGCCGTTTCTCGTTGCAGAACTCGGTGCTGCAGGACACGGTGCGCCGCGAGTGCGAGGAGCGCTTCGAGCTGACGGCGGCGCTGGGCCGGGCCCGGGagcaggtgctggagctgcgGCGGCTGAGCGGGGCCCTGCCGGGCTCGCCGCGCTCGCTGCCCGCCGGCGATCTGCGCCTCGCGGGCACCCTGGGCACGGCCCGCGCTGCCCGCGGCCCCGGCTCGGGCCGGCAcggcggcagcagcgccgccTCCCTGGAGCCCCCCAAGGCAAGGGCGGCCCCGCCGAGCGAGCCccgcggccgcggccccgccgcgaTGAGGCACCGGCCGAGCCAGCTCTGACAGCTCCGCCCGGAAACCATTCCGGCCTCCAGAGGAACACTCCCGAACTCATCCTACAATTTAAAATCCagttaaatatttgtttctttttggtgCAGTAACTTTTATCCTGTCCGATAATTTATTCATGGTGTAATTAAGTGCTGGGCGCATTTCAAGATGGGAAAAGTGAAAAGAGTCTCTCCAAGAGGagcacaaagagcagcacaTCTTCAGTGAGTGGGATTGAAATCAGAAAATCCCTGGATCCCAgaaggtttgggctggaaaggaccttaaagttcatcccattccaatgtcctggccctgggcagggaatAATGGCCCAGCATCACAGGATCCAgaaggatggggctgggagcagcctgggatgggaaCTGGAGGAgctttgaggtcctttccaacccaaaccagtctgtgattccatgatttcatcATCTCACACCTGGGCTCTTATCTCCTGTTTGtgtcctggggcagcagcaaaGGGGGAGCACGACCAGGGAGGAACAGCAcgtaaaataaaaatggataaaataaaataatgggagcaggaacaggatcACGGCTCTGGCACGAGGGACTGGCCAGGTCCTGGAGCCAAACCAAGTCCAGAACAAAtatttcccttctcccccttcctcccagaacccagagctcctgctgctaAGCAATAAACAAAATATGGAAATGTCAGGGACCCTATTTTGCTGGCTTTGCAAACAATTTAATGAGTCTCAGCATGTCAAGGAAAGTTTACCAAGTGTTTTCCATGGTGGGACGACAGGCAGAGCACAAAGTGCCACAGAGGATGTGGACACCTCATTACAGCCCTGAAATGTTAGGAAATCAAACTTGCTGCAGGAAGTTCTTGTAGGGGTGGTGTCAGGGACcttgccctgcaggactcgTGGCACGAGGCAAAGCCAAACAAAGCTCCAGGAACAAACCTGTCCCCATGGGCAGCATTCCAGCCCTTCCCTTGGAGCAAACACCCCATGGCACGGGGCTGTCCTGTCCTTCCCTGCTGGAAAGGCTCAgactgccctggcagagctggggtggtGCCTGCTCtggagggagctcctgcagccctgaccCTTTCCAGAAAGGATCAgtcccctgtgccaggcagggaatggggcctggtgggctgggctggtgctctGTGTGAGCCCCAGGCACATCCCTGGTGTCACCAAACCCCTCCTGAGTGACCCTGccaggagggtgggcaggggatccatccctgctcccaggggacAAAGGGACAGCACAAGAGGAGCCCTGGAATCTCAGTCAGTGCCTCAGCGTGGCTCATCCTTTTCCCACCTGAAGTTGCCCAAAGTGTAATGTTCTCCACAGATGATTTGATGGAGAGTCCAGCCCCTGTctggtcctgctgctccttcagcagaaATCGGGGTCAGCAGGGGCCACGCACAGCTTGCCATGGATATCACTTCATTCCCACTGGGATATCACAAACCAAAGCTGGGATGATCACTAGACCTTGCTCTGAGGTGTGTGTAGGATCTGGGATCCCGACTGTGCCTTGCAGATGGAGTTTTTCTACAAAAGAAGAAATTGGACTGCAGGA
Coding sequences within:
- the LEKR1 gene encoding protein LEKR1 is translated as MERRGPVHALPEEIRKMPRDQTVCKYCGVSYLTLHEFKVMEDKVKAMEKEIKVYKGSLEREQRLQAELKALHHDLERCRAESESKTERIKTLTVELKTKQEEMKTVKADLQYFQEEKEAAYKQSQVLRTTLEHHCSTLSKAVSLFPFIRSELDSIKEVISTNMESFAAMKEEIFRQIKAMSKEALTEIPKLNQKLAKSQRENECLQEKVKHLTEVADTVELKTQQLQTSLQQGNELQSRCRELQKETLDLTNQVETAGLQLQKVTAEMEHYKKLLLVKSTELDVCQNELKKIKYENGIAESRLTKELKEKEESLLVCQQVCKHLQEEVAEKERREEDLKRRTGRSESELETLKALLGQTEQEVLMLKQERELLKSRTEQLQETLRQKVQSEDSWRDKLEMDLAKGEARHKEAILKVREEARVELELERQKQQELITKYQREHEELQQKIPGLISSATKSLRMEMEILEKKLQDAQMKVAEKDGDKEKEIQSLKRLISELEFQLTMEKSNNESFLDKLRKEIKHKSDELEKLTQEKTQLIHSLSQVQEENSVLQDTVRRECEERFELTAALGRAREQVLELRRLSGALPGSPRSLPAGDLRLAGTLGTARAARGPGSGRHGGSSAASLEPPKARAAPPSEPRGRGPAAMRHRPSQL